Proteins from a genomic interval of Pseudomonas paeninsulae:
- the iscX gene encoding Fe-S cluster assembly protein IscX, with the protein MSLKWSDVLEVAIQLAESKPDIDPRFVNFVDLHRWVLALPDFSDDPQRGGEKVLEAIQAAWIEEAD; encoded by the coding sequence ATGAGCCTAAAATGGTCCGATGTGCTGGAAGTCGCGATCCAGTTGGCGGAAAGCAAGCCTGACATCGATCCGCGTTTCGTCAATTTTGTCGACCTGCATCGCTGGGTGCTGGCGTTGCCGGATTTTTCCGACGATCCGCAGCGTGGTGGCGAGAAAGTGCTTGAGGCCATTCAGGCCGCCTGGATCGAAGAGGCGGATTGA
- the iscA gene encoding iron-sulfur cluster assembly protein IscA yields the protein MAISMTEAAAQHVRRSLEGRGKGDGIRLAVRTTGCSGLAYVLEFVDEAASEDQVFETHGVKVIIDPKSLVYLDGTELDFVKEGLNEGFKFNNPNVRGECGCGESFNI from the coding sequence ATGGCTATCAGCATGACCGAAGCTGCCGCTCAGCACGTGCGGCGTTCGCTTGAAGGGCGCGGTAAGGGCGACGGCATCCGCCTGGCCGTGCGCACTACTGGCTGTTCGGGCCTGGCTTATGTGCTGGAGTTCGTCGACGAGGCCGCCAGCGAAGACCAGGTGTTCGAGACTCACGGGGTCAAGGTGATCATAGATCCCAAGAGCCTGGTGTACCTCGACGGTACTGAGCTGGACTTCGTCAAGGAAGGTTTGAACGAAGGCTTCAAGTTCAACAATCCTAACGTGCGCGGCGAATGTGGCTGCGGCGAAAGCTTTAATATCTGA
- the iscR gene encoding Fe-S cluster assembly transcriptional regulator IscR has protein sequence MRLTTKGRYAVTAMLDLALHAQHGPVSLADISERQGISLSYLEQLFAKLRRSNLVSSVRGPGGGYQLSRDMQGIQVAEVIDAVNESVDATRCQGQGDCHGGETCLTHHLWCDLSQQIHEFLSGISLADLVTRREVQEIAQSQDQRRSNGRMPHLDKIAASTVD, from the coding sequence ATGCGACTGACCACCAAAGGCCGTTACGCCGTTACCGCCATGCTCGATCTGGCGCTACATGCGCAGCATGGGCCGGTGTCCCTGGCCGATATCTCCGAGCGTCAGGGTATCTCCCTGTCATACCTTGAGCAGCTGTTCGCCAAGCTGCGTCGGAGTAATCTGGTTTCCAGCGTGCGTGGTCCCGGCGGTGGTTACCAGTTGTCCCGCGACATGCAGGGTATCCAGGTAGCCGAAGTAATCGATGCAGTCAACGAGTCGGTCGATGCCACGCGCTGTCAAGGGCAGGGCGATTGCCATGGCGGTGAGACTTGCCTGACCCATCATCTGTGGTGCGACCTGAGTCAGCAGATTCATGAGTTCCTCAGTGGCATCAGTTTGGCTGATCTGGTGACGCGCCGCGAAGTGCAGGAAATCGCGCAGTCTCAGGATCAGCGGCGCAGTAATGGCAGGATGCCGCACCTAGATAAGATTGCAGCATCCACCGTCGATTGA
- the rlmN gene encoding 23S rRNA (adenine(2503)-C(2))-methyltransferase RlmN, which produces MTEATGKINLLGLTQAEMEQFFEDIGEKRFRAGQLMKWIHHFGVDDFDVMSNVSKALREKLKACAEIRGPEVVSEDISTDGTRKWVVRVASGSCVETVYIPQGSRGTLCVSSQAGCALDCSFCSTGKQGFNSDLTAAEVIGQVWIASKSFGSVPARSDRAITNVVMMGMGEPLLNFDNVVAAMKIMMDDLGYGISKRKVTLSTSGVVPMIDKLGEVIDVSLALSLHAPNDELRNQLVPINKKYPLEMLLAACQRYVSRLGEKRVLTIEYTLLKDVNDKPEHAEQMIALLQNVPCKINLIPFNPFPFSGYERPSNNAIRRFQDLLHKAGHNVTVRTPRGEDIDAACGQLVGQVMDRTRRSERYIAVRELSSEAETPSSAANRT; this is translated from the coding sequence ATGACTGAAGCTACCGGCAAAATTAATCTACTGGGTCTGACCCAGGCAGAGATGGAACAATTCTTCGAGGACATCGGGGAAAAACGTTTCCGTGCCGGTCAGTTGATGAAGTGGATTCACCACTTTGGCGTCGATGATTTCGATGTCATGAGCAACGTCAGCAAGGCCTTGCGGGAAAAACTCAAGGCCTGTGCTGAAATTCGTGGCCCGGAAGTGGTCAGCGAAGATATTTCTACTGATGGCACGCGCAAGTGGGTAGTGCGGGTGGCGTCAGGCAGTTGTGTGGAGACCGTGTATATCCCGCAAGGTTCGCGCGGCACCCTGTGCGTTTCTTCGCAGGCGGGTTGCGCACTGGATTGCAGCTTCTGCTCCACGGGCAAACAGGGTTTCAATAGCGATCTGACAGCCGCCGAAGTGATCGGTCAGGTGTGGATCGCCAGCAAGTCGTTCGGTAGCGTGCCCGCCAGATCCGATCGCGCCATCACCAATGTGGTGATGATGGGCATGGGCGAACCACTGCTGAACTTCGACAACGTGGTCGCCGCCATGAAGATCATGATGGACGACCTCGGTTATGGCATCTCCAAGCGCAAGGTGACCCTGTCCACTTCGGGCGTGGTGCCGATGATCGACAAACTGGGTGAAGTCATCGATGTATCCCTGGCGCTGTCGTTGCACGCGCCGAACGATGAGTTGCGCAACCAGTTGGTGCCGATCAACAAGAAGTATCCGCTGGAGATGTTGCTGGCGGCCTGCCAGCGTTATGTCTCGCGCCTCGGCGAGAAGCGTGTGCTGACCATCGAGTACACCCTGCTCAAGGATGTCAACGATAAGCCCGAGCATGCTGAGCAGATGATCGCACTTCTGCAAAATGTACCTTGCAAGATCAACCTGATTCCGTTTAATCCCTTCCCCTTCTCGGGTTACGAGCGGCCGAGCAACAATGCCATTCGCCGTTTCCAGGATCTGCTGCACAAAGCCGGGCACAATGTCACCGTGCGTACTCCGCGCGGCGAAGACATCGATGCTGCCTGCGGCCAGTTGGTCGGCCAGGTCATGGATCGTACCCGTCGTAGCGAGCGCTACATTGCCGTGCGTGAGTTGAGTAGCGAGGCCGAGACGCCGAGTTCCGCCGCCAATCGAACTTGA
- the fdx gene encoding ISC system 2Fe-2S type ferredoxin: protein MPQVIFLPNADHCPEGLVIEAQSGETVLNVALRHGIGIEHACEKSCACTTCHVVVREGFASMEPSDELEDDMLDKAWGLEPNSRLSCQAVVAEQDLVVEIPRYTINQVSEGH, encoded by the coding sequence ATGCCGCAGGTGATTTTTCTGCCCAACGCCGACCACTGCCCTGAAGGGCTGGTGATCGAAGCGCAGTCGGGCGAAACCGTGCTCAACGTCGCGCTTCGCCACGGTATCGGCATCGAGCATGCCTGTGAGAAATCCTGTGCCTGTACGACGTGTCACGTGGTGGTTCGCGAGGGGTTTGCTTCTATGGAGCCATCCGACGAACTCGAAGACGATATGCTGGACAAGGCCTGGGGGCTGGAGCCTAATTCGCGGCTGTCTTGTCAGGCTGTGGTGGCTGAGCAGGATCTGGTGGTCGAGATCCCCAGGTACACCATCAATCAAGTGTCCGAAGGGCACTGA
- a CDS encoding IscS subfamily cysteine desulfurase, with product MKLPIYLDYSATTPVDPRVAQKMSECLLVDGNFGNPASRSHVFGWKAEEAVENGRRQVAELVNADPREIVWTSGATESDNLAIKGIAHFYSGKGKHIVTSKIEHKAVLDTTRQLEREGFEVTYIEPGEDGLITPAMVEAALREDTILVSIMHVNNEIGTINDIAGIGEVTRARGVFFHVDAAQSTGKVAIDLEKLKVDLMSFSAHKTYGPKGVGALYVRRKPRVRLEAQTHGGGHERGMRSGTLATHQIVGMGEAFRIAKEEMVQENQRIKALRDRFFEQVDGLEELYVNGSMTSRVPHNLNLSFNYVEGESLIMALKDLAVSSGSACTSASLEPSYVLRALGRNDELAHSSIRFTFGRFSTEEEIDYAAQKVREAVTKLRDLSPLWDMFKEGVDLSKVEWAAH from the coding sequence ATGAAATTGCCGATTTACCTCGATTATTCCGCCACCACCCCGGTCGATCCGCGTGTGGCGCAAAAGATGAGTGAGTGTTTGCTGGTCGATGGCAACTTCGGCAATCCGGCATCGCGCTCCCATGTGTTTGGCTGGAAGGCCGAGGAGGCTGTTGAGAATGGTCGCCGTCAGGTCGCCGAGCTGGTCAATGCAGACCCGCGCGAGATCGTCTGGACCTCCGGTGCCACAGAGTCGGACAACCTGGCAATCAAGGGCATTGCGCACTTCTACAGTGGCAAGGGCAAGCACATCGTCACCTCGAAGATCGAGCACAAGGCGGTGCTAGACACTACCCGCCAGTTGGAGCGCGAAGGCTTCGAGGTGACCTATATCGAGCCGGGTGAAGACGGGCTGATTACTCCGGCCATGGTCGAGGCGGCGCTGCGCGAGGACACCATTCTGGTGTCGATCATGCATGTGAACAACGAAATTGGCACCATCAACGATATCGCGGGCATCGGTGAAGTGACTCGCGCGCGCGGCGTGTTCTTCCACGTCGATGCGGCGCAGTCCACCGGCAAGGTGGCTATCGATCTGGAAAAACTCAAGGTCGACCTGATGTCCTTCTCGGCGCACAAGACCTACGGGCCCAAGGGCGTTGGTGCGCTCTACGTCCGGCGCAAGCCGCGCGTGCGCCTGGAAGCGCAGACCCATGGCGGTGGTCATGAGCGCGGTATGCGCTCCGGCACCCTGGCGACTCACCAGATCGTCGGCATGGGCGAAGCCTTCCGTATTGCCAAGGAAGAAATGGTCCAGGAAAACCAGCGCATCAAGGCGTTGCGTGATCGTTTCTTCGAGCAGGTCGATGGCCTGGAAGAGTTGTACGTGAACGGCAGCATGACCTCGCGAGTGCCGCACAACCTCAACCTCAGCTTCAACTATGTCGAAGGCGAGTCGTTGATCATGGCGCTCAAGGATCTGGCGGTATCGTCGGGTTCGGCCTGTACCTCGGCTTCACTTGAGCCCTCGTATGTGTTGCGCGCCCTGGGTCGTAACGACGAGTTGGCGCACAGCTCGATCCGTTTCACCTTCGGCCGGTTCTCCACCGAAGAAGAGATCGACTACGCCGCGCAGAAAGTTCGCGAGGCGGTCACCAAACTGCGCGATTTGTCGCCGCTGTGGGATATGTTCAAAGAGGGTGTCGATCTGTCCAAGGTCGAGTGGGCTGCACACTAA
- a CDS encoding RodZ family helix-turn-helix domain-containing protein translates to MKVAHPEVVTTQRVNPGESLREARESKGWAVDEVAGQLNLSPLRLSQIEAGAFDKLPGNTFARGYVRAYGKLLGMDQSRLVLEFDQFTGSDAVGSDVHSLGHIEEPVRYSQRILRFVSFALLVALAGVGFYWWQEQAARLAGESPVTSIEQVEVDGADGMTQIHPLDEPEDQAVLAAQGGAELNLMPAITEVAAESELDGAAEQAAAEPAGEELQAELAAADSPAPANTTESLAVAAGEGMVSVSYVADCWTQLTDASGKVLFSALKRKGDSLQLAGKAPLELRLGFARGAQVSYNGQAVDVTPYITGETARIKLGGQ, encoded by the coding sequence ATGAAAGTGGCGCATCCTGAAGTTGTAACAACCCAGCGCGTCAATCCCGGTGAGTCACTGCGCGAGGCGCGCGAGAGCAAGGGCTGGGCCGTTGATGAAGTGGCCGGCCAACTGAATCTCTCGCCACTGCGCCTGAGTCAGATCGAAGCGGGTGCGTTCGATAAATTGCCGGGCAATACCTTTGCCCGTGGCTACGTTCGCGCTTATGGAAAACTCCTAGGCATGGATCAGAGTCGTCTGGTCCTGGAGTTCGATCAGTTCACTGGTAGTGACGCCGTAGGTAGCGATGTACACAGCCTGGGCCACATCGAGGAACCGGTACGTTACTCACAACGCATCCTGCGTTTCGTCAGTTTTGCCTTGCTGGTGGCGCTGGCGGGCGTCGGTTTTTACTGGTGGCAAGAGCAGGCCGCGCGGCTTGCCGGTGAGTCGCCTGTAACCAGTATCGAGCAGGTTGAAGTAGACGGTGCCGATGGCATGACCCAGATTCATCCTCTGGATGAGCCTGAAGATCAGGCCGTGCTGGCGGCTCAGGGGGGGGCTGAGTTGAACCTGATGCCTGCCATCACCGAAGTAGCCGCGGAGTCGGAATTGGACGGCGCTGCAGAGCAGGCAGCGGCTGAGCCGGCTGGCGAAGAGCTGCAGGCCGAACTTGCTGCTGCCGACAGCCCCGCACCGGCCAACACTACCGAGTCGCTGGCCGTCGCTGCCGGCGAGGGCATGGTAAGTGTCAGCTATGTCGCTGACTGCTGGACACAGTTGACCGATGCCAGTGGCAAGGTACTGTTCAGTGCGCTCAAGCGTAAGGGCGATAGTTTGCAGCTCGCCGGCAAGGCGCCGCTGGAGTTACGCCTGGGCTTTGCCCGTGGTGCGCAGGTGAGCTACAACGGTCAGGCGGTCGATGTGACGCCCTATATCACGGGTGAAACCGCACGTATCAAGTTGGGTGGTCAGTAA
- the hscB gene encoding co-chaperone HscB: protein MGSPCHFALFALQPSFRLDLEQLAVRYRELARTVHPDRFADASDREQRLALEHSASLNEAYSTLKSSPKRARYLLALGGPELPLEVTVQDPDFLLQQMHWREELEDLQDSADLAGVATFKRRLKIAQDELNESFAVCWDDSLRRAEAERLMRRMQFLDKLSHEVRQLEERLDD, encoded by the coding sequence GTGGGTAGTCCTTGTCATTTCGCCCTGTTCGCTCTGCAACCAAGCTTCCGTCTGGATCTGGAGCAGTTGGCCGTGCGTTATCGCGAGCTGGCGCGCACTGTCCATCCGGATCGTTTCGCCGATGCCTCTGATCGTGAGCAACGCTTGGCGCTGGAGCATTCGGCCAGCCTCAATGAGGCTTATAGCACGCTGAAAAGCTCGCCCAAGCGCGCGCGTTACCTGTTGGCATTGGGCGGGCCGGAATTGCCCCTGGAAGTCACGGTGCAAGACCCGGACTTCCTGCTGCAGCAGATGCATTGGCGTGAAGAATTGGAAGATCTGCAAGATAGCGCCGATTTGGCGGGCGTGGCGACGTTCAAGCGCCGCCTGAAGATTGCTCAGGATGAGTTGAACGAGAGCTTTGCCGTTTGTTGGGATGATTCGTTGCGTCGCGCCGAGGCCGAGCGCCTGATGCGCCGCATGCAGTTTCTCGACAAGCTTTCCCACGAAGTGCGCCAGCTGGAAGAGCGCCTCGACGATTAA
- the iscU gene encoding Fe-S cluster assembly scaffold IscU — MAYSEKVIDHYENPRNVGKMDAEDPDVGTGMVGAPACGDVMRLQIKVNEQGVIEDAKFKTYGCGSAIASSSLATEWMKGKTLDEAETIKNTHLAEELALPPVKIHCSVLAEDAIKAAVRDYKQKKGLL, encoded by the coding sequence ATGGCTTACAGTGAAAAGGTCATTGACCACTACGAAAACCCGCGCAACGTAGGCAAGATGGACGCGGAAGATCCGGATGTCGGTACCGGCATGGTCGGCGCCCCGGCGTGTGGCGACGTGATGCGCTTGCAGATCAAGGTCAACGAGCAGGGCGTGATTGAAGACGCCAAGTTCAAGACCTATGGCTGCGGTTCCGCGATTGCCTCCAGCTCCCTCGCCACCGAGTGGATGAAGGGTAAGACCCTGGATGAGGCGGAAACCATCAAGAACACCCACCTCGCCGAAGAGTTGGCGTTGCCGCCGGTGAAAATCCACTGCTCGGTACTCGCCGAGGACGCCATCAAGGCGGCCGTGCGTGATTACAAGCAGAAGAAAGGCTTGCTCTAA
- the ispG gene encoding flavodoxin-dependent (E)-4-hydroxy-3-methylbut-2-enyl-diphosphate synthase, with translation MHCESPIKRRLTRKIWVGSVPVGGDAPIAVQSMTNTDTNDVAATVAQVRRLQDAGADIVRISVPDMDAAEAFGRIKQQVSLPLVADIHFDYQIALRVAELGVDCLRINPGNIGRADRVKAVVEAARDRGISIRIGVNAGSLEKDLQKKYGEPTPEALVESALRHVEHLDRLNFPDFKVSVKASDVFMAVEAYRLLSKQIEQPLHLGITEAGGLRSGTVKSAVGLGMLLAEGIGDTIRISLAADPVEEIKVGFDILKSLRLRSRGINFIACPSCSRQNFDVVKTMNDLEGRLEDLLVPLDVAVIGCVVNGPGEAKEADIGLTGGSPSNLIYIDGKPAQKLNNDNLVDQLEKLIRQKAAEKVAADAAVIVRS, from the coding sequence ATGCATTGCGAATCGCCGATCAAGCGTCGTCTGACGCGCAAGATTTGGGTTGGCTCGGTACCGGTGGGCGGCGATGCACCCATCGCTGTGCAGAGCATGACCAATACCGATACCAACGATGTGGCGGCAACAGTGGCCCAAGTCCGTCGTCTGCAAGATGCCGGTGCGGATATCGTGCGTATTTCGGTGCCGGACATGGACGCCGCCGAAGCCTTTGGCCGGATCAAGCAACAGGTCAGCCTGCCGCTGGTGGCGGATATCCACTTCGATTATCAGATCGCCCTACGGGTGGCCGAGTTGGGCGTCGATTGCCTGCGCATCAATCCGGGCAATATCGGCCGTGCAGACCGGGTCAAGGCGGTGGTCGAGGCGGCCCGTGATCGAGGTATCTCGATTCGCATCGGGGTCAACGCCGGTTCGCTGGAAAAAGACCTGCAGAAGAAATACGGCGAGCCGACCCCGGAAGCACTGGTCGAGTCGGCGCTACGCCATGTAGAGCATCTGGATCGTTTGAACTTCCCGGACTTCAAGGTCAGCGTCAAAGCCTCCGATGTGTTCATGGCGGTGGAGGCCTATCGACTGCTGTCCAAGCAGATCGAACAACCTTTGCACCTGGGCATCACCGAGGCCGGTGGCCTGCGCTCGGGTACTGTGAAGTCGGCAGTGGGGCTGGGCATGCTGCTGGCCGAGGGAATTGGCGATACCATCCGCATCTCCCTGGCCGCTGACCCGGTGGAAGAGATCAAGGTTGGCTTCGATATTCTCAAGTCGCTGCGTCTGCGTTCACGCGGGATCAACTTCATCGCCTGCCCGAGCTGCTCGCGGCAGAATTTCGATGTGGTGAAGACCATGAACGACCTCGAGGGCCGCCTGGAAGACCTGCTGGTGCCGCTGGATGTGGCGGTGATTGGCTGTGTGGTCAATGGACCGGGCGAAGCCAAGGAAGCGGACATCGGCCTCACTGGCGGCTCGCCGAGCAACTTGATCTATATCGATGGCAAGCCGGCGCAAAAATTGAACAACGACAACCTGGTGGATCAGCTGGAAAAGCTGATACGCCAGAAGGCGGCCGAGAAGGTCGCTGCTGACGCCGCGGTCATCGTGCGCAGCTAA
- the pilW gene encoding type IV pilus biogenesis/stability protein PilW, with protein MTLRPALFLLIASLLAGCVSTGDVDPMRTDKGRDGARDAYIQLGLGYLQQGASGRAKVPLKKALDLDPSSADAHAALALVFQREMEYKLADEHYRIALSQRSDDARLLNNYGGFLFEQERYQEALEHYQQASRDTLYPERSRVFENLGLTAMKLNQREQAKAYFERSLRLNSRQPRALLEMAVMLYEEEQYVPARGYYDSYSLLAEQNARSLLLGASLATIFQDRDTAASLGLQLKRFYPGTPEYQQYRSEQ; from the coding sequence ATGACCCTGCGCCCAGCGCTGTTCTTGTTAATCGCCAGCCTGTTGGCCGGCTGTGTGTCGACAGGCGATGTCGACCCGATGAGAACCGACAAGGGGCGTGACGGTGCGCGTGATGCCTACATTCAGTTGGGGCTCGGCTACCTGCAGCAAGGCGCTAGTGGACGGGCCAAGGTACCGTTGAAAAAGGCGCTCGACCTCGACCCGAGCAGCGCGGATGCACATGCGGCTCTGGCGTTGGTGTTTCAGCGCGAAATGGAATACAAGCTGGCCGATGAGCATTATCGCATCGCGTTATCGCAACGCAGCGACGATGCCCGGCTGCTGAATAACTACGGTGGCTTCCTGTTCGAGCAGGAGCGCTATCAGGAGGCGCTCGAGCATTATCAGCAAGCTTCACGGGATACCCTTTACCCCGAGCGTTCACGGGTGTTCGAGAACCTTGGCTTGACGGCCATGAAGCTCAATCAGCGCGAACAGGCGAAAGCCTATTTCGAGCGCTCGCTCCGCCTGAATAGCCGCCAGCCCCGGGCACTACTCGAGATGGCCGTAATGCTCTACGAGGAGGAGCAATATGTGCCGGCGCGCGGCTATTACGATAGCTACAGCCTGCTGGCCGAGCAGAATGCGCGTAGCCTGTTGCTCGGCGCGAGCCTGGCGACCATCTTCCAGGATCGCGACACGGCTGCCAGCCTGGGTCTGCAATTGAAGCGTTTTTATCCCGGTACGCCGGAATATCAGCAATATCGGTCGGAGCAATGA
- the ndk gene encoding nucleoside-diphosphate kinase — MAVQRTFSIIKPDAVAKNVIGEIVSRFEKAGLRVVASKMVQLSEREAGGFYAEHSERGFFKDLVAFMVSGPVIVQVLEGEDAIAKNRELMGATNPKEAAAGTIRADFAVSIDENAVHGSDSEASAAREIAYFFSATEVCARIR, encoded by the coding sequence ATGGCTGTTCAACGTACTTTTTCCATCATCAAGCCTGACGCTGTTGCCAAGAATGTTATCGGCGAGATCGTTAGCCGTTTCGAAAAAGCCGGCCTGCGCGTCGTTGCCTCGAAAATGGTCCAGCTGTCCGAGCGCGAAGCTGGCGGTTTTTACGCCGAGCACAGCGAGCGCGGCTTCTTCAAGGATCTGGTCGCTTTCATGGTTTCGGGTCCGGTCATCGTGCAGGTGCTGGAAGGTGAAGATGCTATCGCCAAGAACCGTGAGCTGATGGGCGCAACCAACCCGAAAGAAGCGGCTGCCGGCACCATTCGCGCCGATTTCGCCGTATCCATCGACGAGAACGCGGTACACGGTTCCGATTCCGAGGCGTCCGCCGCCCGTGAAATCGCCTACTTCTTCTCCGCTACCGAGGTATGTGCGCGCATTCGCTAA
- the hscA gene encoding Fe-S protein assembly chaperone HscA — MALLQIAEPGQSPQPHQRRLAVGIDLGTTNSLVAALRSGLSEPIADAAGQVILPSAVRYHVDHVEVGEAARLAASADPLNTVLSVKRLMGRGLADVKQLGEQLPYRFVGGESHMPFIATVQGPKSPVEVSADILKVLRQRAEAALGGELVGAVITVPAYFDDSQRQATKDAARLAGLNVLRLLNEPTAAAVAYGLDQHAEGVVAIYDLGGGTFDISILRLTGGVFEVLATGGDSALGGDDFDHAIAGWIIEQAGLSADLDPGEQRSLLQAACAAKEALTSCAAAQLSYGTWQGQLSREQFDALIEPMLARSLKACRRAVRDAGIELEEVEAVVMVGGSTRVPRVRQAVAEMFAREPLSDIDPDQVVAIGAAIQADALAGNKRAEGDELLLLDVIPLSLGLETMGGLMEKVIPRNTTIPVARAQDFTTYKDGQTAMMIHVLQGERELISDCRSLARFELRGIPPMVAGSAKIRVTFQVDADGLLGVAARELASGVEASIQVKPSYGLTDGEIARMLQDSFKNAGDDKVARVLRELQVDAQRLLEAVEAALQADGERLLGADERLAIDAQMQQLRALMASNDGLAIEQQTKRLTQLTDAFAARRLDATVKAALAGRSLNEIEE, encoded by the coding sequence ATGGCCTTACTGCAGATCGCTGAGCCCGGACAGAGCCCCCAGCCCCACCAGCGTCGGTTGGCGGTTGGGATTGATCTGGGAACCACTAATTCGCTGGTCGCAGCCCTGCGCAGCGGCCTATCCGAGCCGATCGCCGATGCCGCAGGGCAGGTCATCCTGCCTTCAGCGGTGCGCTATCACGTCGACCATGTCGAGGTCGGCGAGGCCGCCAGGCTGGCCGCATCGGCTGACCCGCTGAATACCGTGCTGTCAGTCAAGCGCCTGATGGGGCGTGGCCTGGCCGACGTCAAGCAATTGGGCGAGCAGTTGCCCTATCGCTTTGTCGGCGGCGAGTCGCACATGCCCTTCATTGCTACGGTGCAGGGGCCGAAAAGTCCGGTCGAAGTGTCTGCCGATATCCTCAAGGTGCTGCGTCAGCGTGCCGAAGCCGCCCTGGGTGGCGAGCTGGTCGGTGCGGTAATCACGGTGCCGGCCTACTTCGATGACTCCCAGCGCCAGGCCACCAAGGATGCGGCGCGTCTGGCCGGCTTGAATGTGCTGCGCTTGCTCAATGAGCCGACCGCTGCGGCTGTGGCCTATGGTCTGGACCAGCATGCCGAGGGCGTGGTGGCGATTTATGACCTGGGCGGCGGTACCTTCGATATTTCCATTTTGCGTCTGACCGGCGGGGTTTTCGAGGTATTGGCCACCGGTGGTGACAGTGCCTTGGGTGGTGATGACTTCGATCATGCGATTGCTGGCTGGATAATCGAACAGGCCGGTCTGTCTGCCGATCTCGATCCGGGCGAGCAGCGCAGTCTGTTGCAGGCCGCCTGCGCGGCCAAGGAAGCCCTGACCAGTTGTGCTGCGGCCCAGCTCAGTTATGGAACCTGGCAGGGGCAGTTGAGTCGCGAGCAGTTCGACGCATTGATCGAGCCAATGCTGGCGCGCAGCCTCAAGGCCTGTCGGCGAGCCGTGCGCGATGCCGGAATCGAGCTGGAAGAGGTCGAGGCCGTGGTCATGGTCGGTGGTTCGACTCGCGTGCCGCGCGTGCGCCAGGCGGTCGCCGAGATGTTCGCCCGCGAGCCCTTGAGCGATATCGATCCGGATCAGGTGGTGGCCATTGGTGCCGCGATCCAGGCCGATGCCCTGGCGGGTAACAAGCGTGCAGAGGGTGACGAGCTGTTACTGCTGGACGTGATTCCGTTGTCGCTTGGCCTGGAAACCATGGGCGGGCTGATGGAGAAGGTCATTCCGCGCAACACCACCATTCCGGTGGCGCGTGCTCAGGACTTCACCACCTATAAAGATGGCCAGACGGCCATGATGATTCATGTGCTGCAAGGTGAGCGCGAGCTGATCAGCGATTGCCGCTCCCTGGCGCGTTTCGAGTTGCGCGGTATTCCGCCAATGGTCGCCGGTTCGGCGAAGATTCGTGTGACCTTCCAGGTCGATGCCGATGGCTTGCTCGGCGTGGCGGCCCGCGAGCTGGCTTCGGGGGTGGAGGCGAGCATTCAGGTCAAGCCGTCTTACGGGCTTACCGATGGCGAAATCGCGCGAATGCTGCAGGACTCTTTCAAGAATGCCGGTGACGACAAGGTCGCCCGTGTATTGCGTGAACTGCAGGTGGATGCTCAGCGTCTGCTCGAGGCGGTAGAGGCTGCCTTGCAAGCCGACGGTGAACGTTTGCTGGGCGCCGATGAGCGCCTGGCTATCGATGCGCAAATGCAGCAGTTGCGCGCGCTGATGGCGAGTAACGATGGCCTGGCCATCGAGCAACAGACCAAGCGCTTGACCCAGTTGACCGATGCCTTTGCCGCTCGTCGCCTGGATGCCACGGTCAAAGCCGCATTGGCTGGCCGTAGTCTTAATGAAATTGAGGAATAA